A single window of Salvia splendens isolate huo1 chromosome 6, SspV2, whole genome shotgun sequence DNA harbors:
- the LOC121808189 gene encoding NAC domain-containing protein 73-like, producing MTWSNSDEENSIATSTTHQFRTLICPSCGHTIKLQDYKSSGIQDLPGLPAGVKFDPSDQEILQHLEGKVMSDMRKMHPLIDEFIPTILGENGICYTHPEKLPGVSKDGQVRHFFHRPSKAYTTGTRKRRKVHNADPDSAFGGGETRWHKTGKTRAISAAGNIKGYKKILVLYTNYGRQRKPEKTNWVMHQYHFGDSEEERDGEFVLSKVFYQTQPRQCGSSAKEEDAVKSASTFSDYYTPALIPYQNVNRDGSTPVIPNLVVNGERSTSFIRLPSGGSNGN from the exons ATGACATGGTCTAATAGTGATGAAGAAAACAGCATAGCCACTTCAACAACTCATCAATTTCGGACACTAATCTGCCCTTCATGCGGCCATACCATTAAACTACAAGACTATAAg AGTAGTGGGATTCAAGACTTGCCTGGGCTGCCAGCTGGGGTAAAGTTTGACCCATCTGATCAAGAAATTCTTCAACATTTGGAGGGAAAAGTGATGTCTGATATGAGGAAGATGCATCCATTAATCGATGAATTTATTCCAACTATCCTTGGCGAAAATGGGATTTGTTATACTCATCCAGAGAAGCTACCAG GAGTAAGCAAAGACGGCCAAGTTCGCCACTTCTTCCACCGCCCCTCAAAGGCGTACACAACGGGGACCCGGAAGCGGCGGAAGGTGCACAACGCCGACCCGGACTCAGCCTTCGGCGGCGGCGAAACAAGGTGGCACAAGACCGGAAAAACCCGGGCCATCTCCGCGGCCGGAAACATCAAAGGCTACAAGAAGATCCTGGTTCTCTACACAAACTACGGGCGGCAGCGGAAGCCGGAGAAGACGAATTGGGTGATGCATCAGTACCACTTCGGCGACAGCGAGGAGGAGAGAGACGGCGAGTTCGTCCTCTCTAAGGTATTTTACCAAACACAGCCCAGGCAATGCGGCTCCTCCGCCAAGGAAGAAGACGCCGTCAAATCGGCCTCGACTTTCTCCGATTATTACACTCCTGCTTTGATTCCATACCAAAATGTTAACAGAGACGGCTCAACTCCGGTGATTCCGAATTTGGTTGTGAATGGTGAGAGATCGACGTCGTTTATTCGGTTGCCTTCGGGTGGAAGCAACGGGAATTGA